One region of Diabrotica undecimpunctata isolate CICGRU chromosome 6, icDiaUnde3, whole genome shotgun sequence genomic DNA includes:
- the Nup107 gene encoding nuclear pore complex protein Nup107: MDNDLDRSIRLLENALSTSNRGLFKKSFGKSKLATDNISNVSIASADDDLRNIISKSFLTSDSAVSRILQSDQTVTGNVLQASTAPWKTALDSLYTEFFEILTSHSGGFDILEVVTDLARCCSDALKVIQSLKSKVAVSQLEEEISLEKERNTWRLLFILYQDRLLTQNLMKDDNELIQYFGQSEKLCVLNLFKRDSLIRENQLIIDWLESNAADRDDEALLFSDSTVGWENTLHQLQSADTIAFSSSRQIVTQMDPDAPNHQKRPLHDLDTEDEKRLIERIFMEIRCGKLEEAQKLCRQCGHAWKAALYEGWRLFHDPNIKDEYESDNTSDNKDEEMDSDEMKDIEGNINRDIWKNMAIKFCKQEYLSLYDRAAIATFCGYLSSILTVCHSWEDSLWAYMKTMVDIRVESEIRDCVQRNNDYLPLPEEYWNQKLSLNEIFSNLESSKNVRVREEARKPEHIIQKYIILDDIQTLLLKFEEWIEEDNVPTNFLRFLAHLVLFFEQIGQGHHRGIIEKVLEAYIRRIMLANETQLVAFYVSKLNPSNQVHLYAKYLEKIIDQQERKSALMFAEDSGLEVHAITKQVLENIRNLPHETEENGSLQHKITEVDKYKISCIDWILYYEEQRAEALFQINALIFAFLTLGKLDAAQLTFNKVPPNSVEKILNEGKVNDKINQTIKEFLCYKAYLDAHDAFSEWFKHRKSQPTPPDSLPENALFPEKVAHQHRESQYKAELGRWKLSADHMAKNAKAKLYNVLLFPDGWIVGAAEEYYLRSTCIPEVVLLLYAVLYESGQHEECVQLADILASEKYGIYKVYSKEKLGEILVKLCESSVALLNAKKDPWGNETSA, from the exons atgGATAATGATCTTGACAGGTCGATTCGCTTATTGGAAAATGCTTTATCTACCTCTAACAGAGGACTTTTCAAGAAGTCATTTGGAAAATCAAAGTTAGCTACTGACAATATTTCTAATGTGTCCATAGCTTCTGCAGATGATGATTTAAGGAATATAATTAGTAAAAGCTTCCTCACTAGCGATAGTGCGGTCTCTAGGATACTGCAATCTGATCAAACTGTAACTGGAAATGTTCTTCAAGCCAGTACAGCACCTTGGAAAACCGCACTTGATAGTCTCTATACCGAATTTTTTGAAATACTTACTTCACATTCAG gtGGCTTTGATATACTGGAAGTAGTTACAGACTTAGCTAGGTGTTGCTCAGATGCCCTTAAAGTAATTCAGAGTTTGAAGTCTAAGGTAGCAGTTTCACAGTTGGAAGAAGAAATAAGTTTAGAGAAGGAAAGGAATACATGGAGATTGCTTTTTATCCTTTACCAGGATAGATTACTGACCCAAAACTTAATGAAAGATGATAATG AACTAATTCAATATTTTGGCCAATCAGAGAAGTTGTGTGTCTTAAATTTATTCAAAAGAGATAGTCTCATCAGGGAAAATCAACTAATCATTGATTGGTTGGAAAGTAATGCTGCTGATCGGGATGATGAAGCATTACTCTTTTCTGATAGCACAGTTGGATGGGAGAACACTCTACATCAGCTTCAAAGTGCTGATACCATCGCTTTTAGTAGTTCACGACAAATAGTAACACAGATGGATCCAGATGCCCCTAATCATCAGAAGAGACCATTACATGACTTAGATACTGAAGATGAAAAACGGTTGATAGAAAGAATTTTTATGGAAATTAGATGTGGAAAATTGGAGGAAGCCCAAAAG CTCTGTAGACAATGTGGTCATGCATGGAAAGCAGCGCTGTATGAAGGTTGGAGGCTATTCCATGATCCTAACATTAAAGATGAATATGAAAGCGATAATACTTCAGACAACAAAGATGAGGAGATGGACTCTGATGAAATGAAGGATATAGAGGGAAACATTAACAGAGATATATGGAAAAATATGgccattaaattttgcaaacag GAGTACTTAAGTTTGTATGATAGAGCAGCCATAGCTACATTTTGCGGTTATTTAAGCTCTATTTTGACGGTTTGTCACTCCTGGGAAGATTCTTTGTGGGCATACATGAAAACGATGGTTGATATACGAGTTGAATCAGAAATTCGAGACTGTGTTCAAAGAAATAACGATTACCTTCCATTACCTGAAGAATATTGGAATCAAAA GTTGTCACTCAATGAAATCTTTTCCAACTTGGAATCATCGAAAAACGTTAGAGTTCGAGAAGAGGCTAGAAAACCTGAACACATAATTCAGAAGTATATAATTCTAGATGACATCCAAACACTACTGTTAAAATTCGAAGAGTGGATAGAAGAAGATAATGTTCCGACCAACTTTCTAAGATTCTTAGCTCATTTAGTGTTATTCTTTGAACAAATTGGGCAAGGTCATCATAGAGGAATTATAGAGAAGGTTCTGGAAGC GTATATACGAAGAATAATGCTTGCAAATGAAACCCAACTAGTAGCTTTTTACGTCAGTAAACTGAATCCTTCAAATCAGGTACATTTATATGCAAAGTACCTTGAAAAAATTATAGACCAACAAGAAAGAAAATCTGCGCTAATGTTCGCCGAGGATAGTGGATTAGAAGTGCATGCAATTACAAAACAAGTATTAGAAAACATTAGGAATCTTCCACATGAAACCGAAGAAAATGGAAGTCTACAG CACAAGATCACCGAAGTTGACAAGTACAAAATTTCGTGCATTGATTGGATACTTTACTACGAAGAACAAAGAGCAGAGGCTCTCTTCCAGATAAACGCTTTGATATTCGCCTTCCTAACGTTAGGAAAGTTAGATGCTGCGCAGCTAACTTTTAATAAAGTACCTCCAAACAGTGTCGAGAAAATACTTAATGAAG gtaAAGTTAATGATAAAATAAACCAGACCATCAAGGAATTCCTGTGTTATAAAGCTTATCTTGACGCCCACGACGCTTTTAGCGAATGGTTTAAGCATCGCAAAAGTCAGCCCACTCCACCAGACAGTCTACCAGAGAATGCTCTATTTCCAGAAAAAGTGGCCCATCAGCATAGGGAATCGCAGTATAAAGCAGAATTGGGAAG GTGGAAGCTTTCGGCCGATCATATGGCGAAAAATGCGAAGGCCAAATTATACAACGTTCTTCTTTTTCCCGACGGTTGGATAGTAGGAGCAGCTGAAGAATATTATCTAAGGTCGACGTGTATTCCGGAAGTAGTTCTTTTATTATATGCAGTGTTGTATGAATCTGGCCAGCATGAGGAATGTGTTCAACTAGCAGATATTCTTGCTTCAGAAAAATATGGCATATATAAG